One Anguilla rostrata isolate EN2019 chromosome 15, ASM1855537v3, whole genome shotgun sequence genomic window, AGAACCAGTCTCCAGGTTAGTGTACAAACATGCTTGGTAAATTGTGATATTCAGAATCACAGAATACACCCAGTTACTGATACCTGCATTTAAGATGGTTCACTACAGGCAAATTCAGtaccaaataaaacaatatttttcaattaattatttcaacaaaaaaaaaagtcaaacaaaaatgttattcaGCAACTAATAAATTATTGAGCCATCTGATAGGCTGAGGAAAATGAGGATGCCTTAAATGAGAAGGACGAGCTGTGATTTAGTTGGTTTGGAACTGCTGGTCTGTAACCAAGGACTGAAAAGGaagtcctgagagagagacaggaagtgggcagtGTCCTCTAATCATCGTCAGAGTCCGAGTCGTACCCTTTTCCCCTGATGGTCTTCTTGTCCACCttggtgaactttgaccccgACTTCTGACCAATTGTGGGAGGCTCCAACAGGTTGCCActagaacaaaaatataaagaaggttctggaaggtgGATTCGTGGTAGTCAAATTCAGCTCACCACAGACGCGAACTATCAGAGAAAGTTCTGTTCACTGAAGTGCTTTCAGTCTAAAGCTGTGTTCCAGCTCTCTTTAGTCTTTTTTTGTATTAGTCCATTCTTATGTTACTCTGCTAAggattcattttcacattcaaatatagcagtggttctcaactcgggccagaaagggccggggtgggtgcaggcttttgttccaaccaagcagttacacacctgattctactaatcaaggtccttagtaaagactccaaaggttgattagtagaatcaggtgtgtaactgcttggttggaacaaaagcctgcacccacaccggccctttctgtcccgagttgagaaccactgaaaTACAGCATCAATCTATTCAACATCAGCTGGACTGAACCCAGTCACTTCTCTTCTACACTCAAATTTACCTCACATCTCATACCTGgaaccctgtgtgtgcacacaaagtAAACCCCGCTGCATTAACGACCTGGTGACCAGAaacttgataaaaaaaataaaaaaaacacattctgtgaacagaaaaaaaacacccaaaaccCAAAAGGCACGCGCGCATCACGCGGTGTCACCCTCCCCCGCGCACGGATCGGAGCGGCGCGGGTACCTGTAGGTGATGATGTCAGCGCAGCCCAGCCGCCACTCCAGGACCTCGGTGGGGAACTCGTCCGTGTTGCCCAGGTCGCCGAAGCCCACCACGTAGTCCTTGGTCTTGCCGTCCTTCACCAGCGCCATGGTGGGGATGACCTTGATGTGCAGTCTCTCCGTCAGGAAGGGCGCCTTCTCCACGTTCAGCTTGATGAACTTGGTCTCCAGGTGCTTCTTGGCCAGCGCAGTCAGGTGCTTGTCAAGAACTTTGcaacttttattgtttttttttttgtttttgtttgggagAGGGAACAAAGGAGTAAACGTTACCCTCGGTAATGATCAACTGCATTTATTCAGCACGTTACATCTCAGGTTTCCCATAATGAAAGCGGGGAAcacacggcagccattttgtaccagAAAGATCACCAGCTAAGGTTGAGAAGACAGGAATTATAGAGCCAATAAACTGGGAATGAATACATCGTCACACTGAGATGCTCTCTCCAGGGAGTTGGGGCCCTGGTTCAGTGGTTCAGACAGGCTGCACCtaccacagcacagtgtccccatcaccaGCCCCCATCTCCAGGGACTCATGAACCTGGAGGCCAGAACTGGAAAGATTTTTAGACCTCCTCACCTGAACGTTGAGTCCCTGTAGAAATGGCAAACCACGTTCTTGCTTTCTTTCACCTCGGAGAAAAAGTCTTTCTCGCTGGGGATCTCCCTGTATTCACCATGTCCCTTTGAGAGCCACTCCTGCAGCGACACAAGGCAGAAACGACGGCGAGTAAGACGCTACTACTGTATTCCTGCTTTATAGGGCCATACTGATGGGAGTTGTAGTGAAATAAAGAAGAGTGTGGGAGAGGACTGTTTTAACCAGCACATCTGCAACTGTCCTTTAATATCCTTtcaaaatggatgaaaacaCATTGATGaaaattaatgtgtttttgcttGCTTGCATTTTGATTGATGTGAAGGGTCAAAAGTTTATTGGAAAATGGGAGTGGATTTGTAGTTCTGGgccacaaaacacaaatgctcTTCCAGCGAGGAGCTCTGGGTGGACTTCAGACTCCATCACTGTGGGCACCGAAATGGAGAATCTGATCATGTCATCTTTTGGAACCACATGGATGCGTGTCTGACTGCACTGTGAGTTAAACATTGTTCAGAAGAACATTACATGGCTGCAACAGCAGAGCTATTCCACAAGATGAACTTAAGTTGCACTTGACACTAGTCGATGCTGTATTGGTGGATAAACTGCATCTATACATAGTGCAAAGGGGATAGCTATCACTCCACAGCAACTCCTGCTCCCTGGAGTAGTGCTTGGGGGATGGAGGATGGGACATAACTACAGGgcaattaaaaatacacatatttagaCAGGGAAAGTGACATGCAAAACTACAAATCTACTCCCATTTTCCAAGAAACTTTTGACCCTTCACATCAATCAAAATGCAagcaagcaaaaacaaattaattttcatcaATGTGTTTTCATCCATCTTGAAAGGATATTAAAGGACAGTTGCAGATGTGCTGGTTAAAACAGTCCTCTCCCACACTCTTCTTTATTTCACCACAACTCCCATCAGCATGACTTTGAGCACCCTGTGCTTTCTAAGCAATATGTCTACCATCTTGGCAATCACAGGCATCGACTGCAGGGTCCCTTTAAGGTCAGCTATCCATGTTCTCAACCCCAATTTCTAATTACTCATAAAGCAACCACACTACCCACCACATTAAGAAACCTTATAGATATCAATCCACAGTCCTCTTTAACTTTATGAAAGGGAAATTAAAACAAGCAACCAAAGTCAACTAAATTCCTCTGGGTCTGGACAGGACACCCAACATCGGACAGAGCTGGGAGAGGATCCAGGGAACAGGGGGCCTGAGTAGGCTGGCATGCCCAACGGGGCTCCCTGGCGTTAAGCCCACCTGcttctgtttctgtgctttCTTCAGTGCCTCCAGCCTCCTCTCCTTCAGCTTCTCCAGATCGTCCTCATCCATCTTCTCCAGCTTCCCCAGCTCCGcgtccagctgctcctccaccaGCCGCGCCGACTGCAgcacctgctgctccagcacCTTCGCCACTATATCCATTGACTGACCCGCCATTTCCGCTTACTGAGATTGCTGGAGCGCAACAACGAGTAAAACACACCGGACGTTAGGCAACTCGGATAGATATGTTCGGTCTGTGGACCATCTCCTAAAACAATACGCAATACGTTTAAATTTAATCCACATAAGTACAACTGCTGCCATTATCTTATGGAGTGTCTAACTACAACATTTACACAGCCTTCTCAGAGAGTGTTGCTGGGTGACGTTAGCCGGTtatatctgaaatgtttgtgttaacGTTCTggccagttagctagctacacgCAGTTCAATTGAAAGATCACCAGCTAGCCAACAAGTGTAACTCATCACAAAAATTACCACAGGGAAATCTGGACACTTCCTAAGGTTATCCCAACTTGAGCGCTAGGACAATTTACACGTATAAGTTAACAAACAACTTGGATATgcgagctaacgttagctagcagtGACCATGGTAACCGCGCACTGCACCCCATCCGACCGAGGTTGGCTATTGTTAGCCGCCTAAACCGAGGACGTTGGAAAGCCATTTTAACAAGCAATCTACGCGTGTCGTGTCAATACATAGATctacaacaaacaaataagTAACCAGTGATGATGGTTCACTCGTTACTGCTGTCTAATTTGAACGAGTGCTGTAACTAGTTAGCCGCTAGCCAGCTAACAAAGGAATAACGAGTTGTTACTGTATCATGCTAAATTTAGCTAGCCACATATGCTAGCTAGCTCACGAATATTACCAAACAAACCCAACTCAAACGTTCGCTTGCAAGCAAACTAAATTTAACAACGTGTACATAAGTACACTAGTAGATAATGTCTGTtctttataaatatacattattcAAACCCTTTGGCCTACGAATAATTCGCCAAACTTACCCACCTCTATATTGGTTTGCGAAAGAAAGAATAACCGCCCCGCTTGCGTTAAGATAATTTTCGGAAACGTCATCCATATGCGACAAAGACAATAAACTTCCTCTAgatccttttctttttttctcttattaaaaaaaaaaattattgctgaCATTTACGTtacaaaagcacaaataaaacatgtacaGGCATGTAATGAAAATTGAGCCACGGggaatgacagaaaaataaaagacagaatcaaatcaaatgaaattgAGTATAAATATTCAAGGTTTTAACAGCTTTTAAGTTATCAGAGGACTGAAATGTGAATGTATAGCTGAAACTCCTTTAACATATTTCAAACAGTGGTTTCTCATGAGATAATTTATGTTGTACATGTGGGAATTTAGCAAATATAATGATTAGATTTAACAAGAAgaaataatttgatttatttctatCATACTCTCGGATTCCGAATAGTACACCTGTCTAACAATTCGCGAGTTAGAAGGCATGTAAAATTCTGAAAGAAGTATCCCTGACCTTATTTGTAATGAATAACTTATGGGGAATGAGCCAAactttttccccaaaaatacTGTACAGTCACATATGGAATTGAAACAATATTTGCTTGAAATGGTGCACGTATAGGTTTTCTTGAGTTTGGAAAAACATATCTTTCCTACAGGTGAGTCGAGAGGATTTAGACAAGGTATGCAAGATGAAGAACTGTCCCAGAAAAAAGCTGCAACACCTGATGAAACAGCACCAAAAGCAATGGAAtaggaaggggggtggggggttgggggggtgtcaGTAGGGGTAGGGGGTGTCAGGGGGTTGTCAAACCAACTCCTCAAAAATTGTGACTTTTGTTTACACAGCATGTCTCTGTTGTTCCTGTTTACCAGGATTTTGTCAATGTTGTAGTTAGATTATAAAATAAAGTCTCCATAATATAGtgggtttgatttttttaatagGAAATGTAATAATGCATTCTAGACTCTGTACCAAAAAACACCCTGGAGAATAACGGTATTTCTGGAAAATGTCaatacagggggaaaaaaaatatatatcgaTGTGTTTAGCctattgtgtgtgcgtgtgtcctaAATCGTTAAACCGTTTCATCGTTAATTATCATGGCTTTAAGAATGATTAGACTGACCTAGAATAAAGCCAGCGTGAGGTCATCATTTTGCGCGCCCACATTGGATTCGCACGCAGTTGGGGAAACGCATGCGCTTTTTGGTTTTGCAACCATATGTGAGCAACAGCGGTAAGCAGGCGAGGACCTGGAACATTTCAATACTGATTCCAGCAATCAAGGATAAtgggaaagaaacagaaaaacaagggCGAAGACAGGTATACGACATCTTAAACCAGAACAAATCCATGTCAGGTGGTGTAAACTAAGTAGTGATTTTTTGGAATAGGGAATACAAAATGTAGCTAGCTGATCATAAGTTTAGGTGTCTCTGGTTGGGCCTGTTTCtctaagctagctagctgactgtcCAATTTAGCATAAAGCCTGTTATCTGTATTTACATGCGGATATGCATTTAGCCTTGTAAACCAACTTGCTAGCTGCATGTTGTGGCGATAACATCGGTTAGCGGTCTAGCTTTATTCCAACATGTCTCAGACGTTTTGTCAATGGCGAACTTGTTTTCGGTGTTATATGTAACTTATAAGAGAAACGTACATTCTCAGACGCGTTCGATTTCCTGGTTTCAGATTTCAGTGTTGGCTCACTTATTTTGTAACGTTTTTTTGTTATGAGGTTGGCATGGACTTAAATGAGTCCGCTAGCTTGTCATCTTTTTAAGACGCATATCACATTGAGTGCTTACGGTTGGGATTTACGTTGTAGAGATGGACCGCTGCTTAGCTAGCTATCCATCCAGAATGCCGGGGTACCCCAGCACCTCCCGCCAGGTTTGCAACATCATCCCTTTTTATTATGCAGCCGTTCTACCCCCATTGTCTCCAGCATCGTGCGATTACGTGTGCGGCCGTGTGGTTGGGCGTCAGCCGTTCGTTTCTAGTTGACTCCATTACCGGTCCGAAGTGCTTTTACTCTGCTTCTTGTCAAAATTCATAGCGAAAGGTGTTGAGCGGGCATCTTCATTAAACATGACGGTCATAGACGTTTTCCTAGAGGTACAGCTGAGCACTCGGGTAACGATCTAGATCGGTGGAGGAGTCAGGTTTGCTGGTTTAATCCAGAAATATCTCGATGATATAACAAAGTTTCGATGAGCGCAGTGTTGCGCAGTTGCTCTCTTACAAAACCAAAAAGAGAGTGATCGgttgtttcattgttttgccGGAGATGTATGAACCCAGTCAAATCGGCCGTCTGAAAACGAGCCCTCGGGacattgtttctttgtttagAAGCCGCATTTTAAGAGCACCAATTCTATTTTTAACCACCGTTACTTCACGGATGCAAATGTGAGAGTTGTTTGGCCTTGTAGGTTAATTACCGTATTACAGTTTGATCCAGTTCGTTATGACACTCACCGTGAGGCCCGTTTGGAAAACCTCGGCTGAGAGGTCACGGCGTTCTGTGGCGTACTGTGCTTTAACTGAACGCACATGCGCTGTATGTGTAGACTGTGGGTGCGCGCGCGCTGTTTTTGGCTCTGTGATCCAGCACATACGACGATGAACGTATGGTTCAAGTGGAGATTGCCAGTTTTAATTTGCGGGTATTTAAATCCATGTCGGGTGAATCGTGTAGGAATTACGGCCTGGGTCTAACGagccagaacaacaaaaaattgtgaCACTGTCCATATACGGACTGCACtgtgtatacatacacaaataccagTACCCTAACAGTGTCGATGAATTTCACAATTGTTAGCTAAGGTGCGTTTTGATCACACAAGTAGGTGTGTGCGAAGCTTTGATTCAGTTGGAGATAATGGTGTAAATGCGTGGGACTAAACTCATGCCGTCAGATCCTTTCcaacttgattaaaaaaaaaaaaaaaaagtctgttgtAAAATGTACGGTAGTTAGCGCTCAGTATTTCCACTGGGCTTGTCATGTAGAACTTCCACACTTCTCTGTGATGTAGCCCTGTTGAGTGAGACCAGCCAGTCGTTTGTGCTGAGGCGAGCAGTTTTTTGTGCTGACCTGAACCCCCGAGTGATGCCAGCGGGACGTAAAGCACGCGGGACGGACACAGCCGCTGGCGGGCTCTTTCAAGGGTGCTGCTCACCAGCGGGGCCCCTTCATTTTTCTGCCTGCTGGGAAGCACGCGCTCTCTCACCACACTCTTCCTGGAGAAGGCTCGTCTGGTCTCTCCGCATTCTCATTCTGCTCCCCGAGCTGAGAATGTAAGTCAGGTTTATGTTTCTGGACGGCATGTCTGCGTGGACAGTTGCTTTTATATTGTCGGATATATTGCAGGGTATATTTAATATTGAGAACATGCCCTCTGTATTTCACATCAGCAGAGATGTTTTTGGGTGTTTGTGAGGACAGCTGGACAGGTGCAGGGCCCACTGCCCTAAACTTGCTCTGTCGTGTGTCTGCTTGCCTGTGCTGCGTGAGCGACATGCTAGCAGTGCTGTGTTGTTTACACAGAGGAAGCAGCTGCTATTGGTCTCACTGTCTAATGCTGAGgtctcttggggggggggggggggaggagtaaCATTCACACCTGAATTGTGAAAGTTACTCGCCTCCTGTCCTTTGATCCTTTCTGACACGTGGTGATCACACTGAACTGCTCGCACTGCCTGCAGCTATGCCTCTGAAACATGGATAtgagtactattattattattattttggttaaGTGAAAGGTGGTTCTGGTGGTATGTGTTTGACTTGGATTTTTAAATCTCGCTCTTTCTCCCCTCGCACTGTCTGAGACTGAGTGTTGAAAGCTTTAGCGACTAGCTGCTAAAACAGAAATCTTTGCAATCGCTGGCAACGCCTAGGCAACTTTATCATATAACACAGTGCCGCATGCAGGCCAGACTCTCCCACTGCTGCACATGACAGCGGACAGGAAGCGAGATAGTGTGAGGGATTGGCTGCTGCACGCCAGTTGAAATAAGGGTCTGTTTCTGGGAACGTTCTGTACCTCTTCTTGCTTATTTAAACGTCAAGTACAGTAATTATCATGAGCAGTAGTCATGACTTTCACCGTTTCCTGTCAGGTTGAGAAGCTGCTCTGAATTTTGAGTTTAAGTGTGAGGGATTGGCTGCTGCATGCCAGTTGAAATAAGGTTCTGTTTTTGGGAACGTTCTGTACCTCTTCTTGCTTATTTAAACGTCAAGAACAGTAATTATCATGAGCAGTAGTCATGACTTTCACCGTTTCCTGTCAGGTTGAGAAGCTGCTCTGAATTTTGAGTTTAAAAGCCCGGGTCTAATGACAGGAAGCGCAGTGATAAGGTGGACCGTCGGTGAGCGCTTTGTGAAAACGTGCGCGCGGGTTTGGGTTGTGTCTCCACAGCTCCAAAGATGACGGCATCGACATCGACGCCCTCGCCGCAGAGATCGAGGGGGCCGGGGCGCCCAAGGAACAGGCCAAGGGGCGGGCCAAGAAGAAGAAAGGCGGGAAGAAGGAGGAGTTTGAGTacgtagcccccccccccccaatttgcCAAAGCATGTACAGTTCAGTAATATTGCGCGTAAGAATGTCTCTCACTCAACCACCCGCCTCTTCTTTTACAGCGAAGAGGACATTTTGAAAGAGCTGGAGGAACTCTCTATAGATGCCGATGGAGCCAAACCCAGTAAAGAGCCAGCTGCGGGCAAGGTCAGTCCTTCGGAGATGTGCTTGAGCCCCAAAGATCCATTCTGCTTCACGTACCGGCTTTCGCACATCCAGAGACGGCAAAATCCCACCTCTCCAAATCCACCGCTGTGTCACACTGATCGCATCGCAATTTACTCCTCATACCACCATATCCCAACGATTTCAACCTCACTTTTACTCCTCATACCACCGTATCCCAACGATTTCAACCTCACTTTTACTCATCATACCGCTGAAATCCAACAATCATCTGAACCCTGCTTTAAGCATAAGATTGCTCGTTCACACATTTTATCACATGTATCTAGACGTGGTTTCACGAGAGTCTCGTCGTATTTGTCACCGTGGAGACGGGGATTGATGAACCTACTGCATCAAGCAAGAGGCCACCAGAAGGCCTGCCCTCATTCTCTAAAGACCATGTTAATAATGGAGCCCAGAATCAGCCAATAAAATGACAAGGagagtttgtgtgcatttgcaatACCAGTCCTATCGTCTGAATGTTCactttttccttctctccattTTCAGAAACCGGATGCCacagaggaggcggagccagagCCTAGCTCCGCCCCAACAAAGGCGGAGAAGAAAAAGATGCGCAAGGGAAAGAAGGGAAGCTTCGAGGATGAGGATGGTGAGGACGGGCGGAGTCTCGGGGAGGCGGAGAACGACGGCGGCCAGAGGGACAAGGCCAAAACCGCCGCCGCGGCCTCGGACTCCGACGAAGACGGCTCCAAGCCCAGGAGGAAGAACAAAGCGGGAAAGAAGGGGAACAGGAAACAGCTGTCTGattctgaggaagaggaggaggatgagcgCGGGGGCACGGACAAggccggggtgggggaggaCTCGGACGATGACTCCGCCCAACTGCCGTCAAAGGCCCGTGGCCACGGCAACCAGAAAGGTAAAGGGAGGGCGGACAGCGGGGGAGAGGACGAGGGAGCTGAGGAAGACGAGGGCAATTTTAAGATGAAGACGGCGGCGCAGAAGAAGGCGGAGAAGAAGGAACGCGATCgcaagaagaaggaggaggaacgAGCCAAGCTGCGGaaacagaaggagaaggagaaggagaaggagaaagaggaggagacgGAGAAGGTCACGGAGGCCAAGCCCAAGAAGGAAGCTGCCAAGAAGGAGCCGGAGGCTGCCCCTCCCGCCGTAGCAACAGTTGCCGAGGACCAGGAAGGAGCCGAAGCCCAAGGGGATGGTGAGCTAAGCGGGGGGGTATCTGTGTGTGATCTATCCCAGATCATTTCACAAATGATCTGGGATAGATGATGATCCAGTACCAGTGAAAACAGCTGGTGAGCTATGTGATGTTAATGGTTCAggtgacacacgcacacacatgtgcacacacacgcgcacacacacacacacacacacacgcgcactgaGTGGTACGGcagtgtctcacacacacacacacattcttgcGGTTTcagaggagatggagggagacaagaagaagaaggacaagaagaagaagaagggagagaaggaggagaaggagaaggagaagaagaagggcCCGAGCAAGGCGGCGGTGAAGGCCATGCAGGAGGCGCTGGCCCggctgaaggaggaggaggagcgagccaagcaggaggaggaggccaggaTAAAACgcctggaggagcaggaggctcTCAGGCTGGAGCaggtactacacacacacactcacacacacacacgcaaacacacgcacgcacacacacacgcactcacacagacacgcacacacacacgcacacatacatacacatacacacacacacacacacgcacacactcacgcacacactcactcacacacacacacacaggcacacacacacacacacacacacacacacagacacacacacgcacacacacacacacacacacacacacacacacacacacacacacacacagacacagacacgcacacgcacatgcacacacacacgcacacacatgcagatacacacactcacacatgcggacgcgcatacacacacacacacacacacacacacacacacatacatttgctACTGCTATAAGAATATACTTTGTTAAGGCGTTTCCTTAAATGTTCactcttgtgaaaatgtgtgtcgGTTGAATATGCTACACCCTGCTAACTCCATGCCTTGCTGTGGCAGGAGCGTCTGGAgcaagagaagaaggagaagaagaaacagaaggagaaagagaggaaggagaggttAAAGAAGGAGGGGAAACTGCTGACCAAGGCGCAGAAGGACGCCCGAGCGAGGGCTGAGGCCACCCTCAAACTGCTGCAGGCgcagggtgggtggggcggggctgggcggggctgagcggggtggggtgggggtgaacagggtgaggtggggcaggtgggggtgAAACTGAAGGCCTGACGTTTGGTCCTGTGCTGTCACCCTGCAGGTGTGGAAGTGCCATCCAAAGATTCCGTGCCAAAGAAGAAGCCGGTTTATTCGGACAGGAGGAAAAAGAAACCAACCACAGCGCAGACGCCAGAAGGTAAAGCTCTGCCCCCTCACGCTGTGGGccacacggtgtgtgtgtgtgtgtgtgtgtgtgtgtgtgtgtgtgtgtgtgtgtgtgtgtctgcgtgcgtgcgtgcgtgtgtgtgtgtgtgtgtgcgctgcatgcgtgagtgtgtgtgtgtgtgcgcgcatgcatgcatgtgtgtgtgtgtgtgtgtgtgtgttgtgtgtctgcgtgcgtgcgtgtgtgtgtgtgtgtgtgcgcacgcatgtgtgtgtgtgtgtctgcgtgcgtgtatgtgtgcgtgtgtctgcgtgcgtgtgtgcgtgcgtgtgtgtgtgcgtgtgtctgcgtgcgtgcttCTCTCCGCTTCTCCTCAGCCCTGTCTGTTCCTCTCCCAGAAGCGTTGGAGGTGACATCGCCCACGTCTGATGTGCCAGAGCCCATCTCCAgcgaggtggaggtggaggtgaagaCCCCCGAGCAGGAGCCAGGTAcacctgtcacccccccccccca contains:
- the txndc9 gene encoding thioredoxin domain-containing protein 9; the protein is MAGQSMDIVAKVLEQQVLQSARLVEEQLDAELGKLEKMDEDDLEKLKERRLEALKKAQKQKQEWLSKGHGEYREIPSEKDFFSEVKESKNVVCHFYRDSTFSCKVLDKHLTALAKKHLETKFIKLNVEKAPFLTERLHIKVIPTMALVKDGKTKDYVVGFGDLGNTDEFPTEVLEWRLGCADIITYSGNLLEPPTIGQKSGSKFTKVDKKTIRGKGYDSDSDDD